Part of the Pseudomonas baltica genome is shown below.
GAGTCCGAAGTTTTTGTACGCAGCCTGCTCTCGCAGTTCGAGCAGTATGTGCAGCTGGGCAAGAAAGTCCCGGCGGAAGTCCTGTCCTCCCTCAACAGCATCGATGAGCCGGGTCGCCTGGTCGACACCATGGCTGCGCACATGGCGCTGAAGATCGAGCAGAAGCAGGAAATCCTCGAAATTATCGATCTGCCCGCCCGGGTAGAGCACGTCCTGGCGTTGCTGGATGGCGAGATCGACCTGTTGCAGGTCGAAAAACGCATTCGCGGTCGGGTCAAGAAGCAAATGGAGCGAAGCCAGCGCGAGTACTACCTGAATGAGCAGATGAAGGCCATTCAGAAAGAACTCGGCGACAGCGACGAAGGGCACAACGAAGTCGAAGAGCTGAAAAAGCGCATCGATGCCGCTGGCCTGCCCAAGGACGCTCTGACCAAGGCCAATGCAGAGCTGAACAAGCTCAAGCAGATGTCGCCGATGTCGGCTGAAGCCACCGTGGTACGTACCTATATCGACTGGCTGGTGCAGGTGCCGTGGAAAGCGCAGAGCAAGGTGCGCCTGGACCTGGCCCGCGCCGAAGAGATCCTCGATGCCGACCACTACGGTCTGGAAGAGGTGAAGGAACGTATCCTCGAATACCTCGCCGTGCAAAAGCGCGTGAAAAAGATTCGCGGCCCGGTGCTGTGCCTGGTCGGTCCTCCTGGTGTGGGTAAAACCTCCCTGGCGGAGTCGATCGCCAGCGCCACCAATCGTAAATTCGTGCGCATGGCCCTGGGTGGTGTGCGTGATGAAGCTGAAATTCGTGGCCATCGCCGGACCTACATCGGTTCGATGCCAGGAAGATTGATTCAAAAGATGACCAAAGTAGGCGTCCGCAACCCGCTGTTCCTGCTCGACGAGATCGACAAGATGGGCAGCGACATGCGCGGCGATCCGGCGTCGGCGTTGCTGGAGGTGCTCGACCCCGAGCAGAACCACAACTTCAACGACCACTACCTCGAGGTCGACTACGACCTGTCCGACGTGATGTTCCTGTGCACCTCGAACTCCATGAACATCCCGCCTGCGCTGCTGGACCGCATGGAAGTGATTCGCCTGCCGGGCTACACCGAAGACGAAAAGATCAACATCGCCACCAAGTACCTGTCGCCCAAGCAGATTCAGACCAACGGCCTGAAAAAGGGCGAGCTGGAGATCGAGGTCGAGGCGATTCGCGACATCATCCGCTACTACACCCGTGAAGCCGGTGTACGTGGGCTGGAGCGGCAGATCGCCAAGGTGTGCCGCAAAGTCGTCAAGGAGCACTCCAATACCAAGAAGTTCTCCGTGGTCGTTGGTGCCGATTCGCTCGAAGCGTTGCTCGGTGTGCGCAAATTCCGCTACGGCCTGGCCGAACAGCAGGATCAGATCGGCCAAGTGACTGGCCTGGCCTGGACTCAGGTCGGTGGCGAATTGCTCACCATCGAGTCCGCCGTAGTGCCCGGCAAGGGGCAGTTGATCAAGACCGGTTCGCTGGGCGACGTGATGGTCGAATCCATCACCGCCGCGCTCACTGTGGTCCGCAGTCGTGCCCGTAGCCTGGGCATCCCTGCAGACTTCCACGAGAAGCGCGACGTGCACATCCATATGCCGGAAGGGGCGACGCCCAAAGACGGCCCTAGCGCGGGCGTGGGCATGTGCACGGCCCTGGTGTCGGCCCTTACCCAGATCCCTGTACGCGCCGATGTCGCCATGACGGGTGAAATCACTTTGCGCGGGCAGGTACTGGCAATCGGTGGATTGAAGGAAAAACTTCTCGCGGCGCATCGCGGTGGCATCAAGACCGTGATCATTCCGGAAGAGAACGTGCGTGACTTGAAAGAGATTCCGGACAACATCAAGCAGGATCTTCAGATCAAACCCGTTAAATGGATTGACGAAGTCCTGCAAATTGCGCTGCAATACGCGCCGGAGCCCTTGCCCGATGTGGCTCCCGAGATAGTTGCAAAGGATGAAAAGCGCGATTCTGATGCCAAGGAAAGGATCAGTACGCACTAGCACGCATTTGTCCGGGAGGCTTCCTTGACAGATTTTTAGAGCCCTTGATATAAAGCGGCTCTTTTTGTGTCGGGGAGTCCGCCCGGCACCCGGTTTTTCTGTGTCGAATACATACTTAGAAATAACTTAATAGAGATATAAGGGGACTTAGAGTGAACAAGTCGGAACTGATTGATGCTATCGCTGCATCCGCTGATATCCCGAAAGCTGCTGCCGGCCGTGCGCTGGATGCAGTCATCGAATCCGTCACTGGCGCCCTGAAAGGTGGCGACTCGGTGGTTCTGGTCGGCTTCGGTACTTTCTCTGTAACTGATCGCCCAGCCCGTACCGGCCGCAATCCACAGACCGGTAAGACACTGGAAATCCCTGCGGCCAAAAAGCCAGGCTTCAAAGCCGGTAAAGCACTCAAAGAAGCCGTCAACTAAGCTTCTTCATCGCCTTGCCTGGCTAGGGCGGGAGTAATCCCGTCCTGGCAGCGGAGCGGTAGGCCGGTGGATCGCGAGATCCAGCCGGACACCGAGGTTCGCAGGTTGAACCCATCCGCTTCGCCAGTTACGAGAAGGCGCATCCTCGGATGCGCCTTTCTTCTATCCGGATTCTACCCACGCTCCGCGGTTGGTAATTGTGCACGACCGTTTCTGGGGGACGCATGCTGCAAAACATCAGGGACAATTCACAAGGCTGGATTGCCAAAACTATCATTGGTGTCATCGTCTGCCTGATGGCATTGACGGGCTTCGATGCCATCTTCCGCGCCACCAGTCATAGCGACGATGCCGCGAAGGTCAACGGCGACGAGATCAGCACCGCCGACCTGAACCAGGCGATAGAAATGCAACGGCGCCAGCTGCTGCAACAACTGGGCAAGGATTTCGATCCGGCGATGCTGGACGACAAGATGCTGCGCGAATCGGCTCTCAAGGGCTTGATCGATCGCAAGCTGCTGTTGCAGGGTGCCTCTGATTCCAAGTTTGCCTTCTCCGAAGCGGCTATTGACCAGGTCATGCTGCAAACGCCGGAATTTCAGGTCGATGGCAAATTCAGCCCTGACCGCTTCGATCAAGTGATCAAGCAAATGGGCTTCGGGCGTCTGCAATTCCGTCAGATGCTGGCCGACGAGATGCTCATTGGTCAATTGCGCGCCGGTCTGGCGGGCAGCAGCTTCGTGACCGATGATCAGGTGCTGGCGTTCGCCCGTCTGGAAAAACAGACCCGCGATTTCGCTTCCCTGACCTTCAAGGCAGATCCGGCGACCGCCAAGGTCACCGATGACGAAATCAAGGCGCAGTACGATCAGCACACCAAGCAGTTCATGAGCCCCGATCAAGTGGTGCTGGACTACGTGGAGCTGAAGAAGTCGGCGTTCTTCGATCAGGTCAAGGTCGACAACGACGCGTTGCAGGCGTTGTACCAGAAAGAAACCGCCAACCTTGCCGAACAGCGCCGAGCCGCGCACATCCTTATCGAAGTCAACGCCAAGACGACCGATGCCCAGGCCAAAGCCAAGATCGAAGAGATTCAGGCGCGCCTGGCCAAGGGCGAAGATTTCGCTGCGCTGGCCAAGGAGTTCTCGCAGGATCCAGGTTCGGCGAAGAACGGCGGCGATCTGGGCTACGCCGGTGAAGGTGTCTACGATCCTGCATTCGAGACGTCGCTGTATGCGCTCAAGCAGGGCGAGGTCTCGGCCCCGGTCAAGACTCAGTTCGGCTGGCACTTGATCAAGTTGCTGGGCGTGCAGGCTCCTGATGTACCGACATTCGCCAGCCTCAAGGACAAGCTCACCAACGAGCTGAAATCCCAGCAGGTCGAACAGCTGTACGTCGATGCCAGCAAGAAGCTTCAGGACTCCGCTTATGAGGCTTCCGACCTGGCGAAGCCTGCTTCGGACCTCGGCTTGAAGGTGCAGACTTCGCAACCGGTAGGGCGTGAGGGCGGTACGGAAGGCATTACTGCCAGCCGTCAGGTGATGCAGGCGGCGTTCAGCCAGGAAGTCCTGGATGAAGGCGCTAACAGCGCCGCGATCGAGCTCGATCCGGAAACCACCGTAGTGGTGCGCGTCAAGGAGCACCGCAAGCCTGAGCAACTGCCATTGACCGCAGTGGCCGATGGTATTCGTTCCGAGCTGGCCAAGCAGCACGCCACCGAGGCACTCAAAGCCAAGAGCGAAGCGCTGATTGCCGGCCTGCGCGACGGCAAGATCGCATCGACTGCGGCTCAGGAGGGTCAGTCCTGGAAAGTGATCGAAGCGGCTAGCCGCAGTCAGGACGGTATCGACCCGGTAGAGCTGCAAGCCGTGTTCCGCATGGTCAAGCCCACTGACAAGGACAAGCCTGTGTACAGCAGCGTGACCTTGTCGGACGGCAGTGTCGTGGTATTGCGCCTCAACGGCGTCAATCAGGGCGCGGCGCCTTCGGATGAAGAGAAAGCCTCTTATCGTCGCTTCCTCGCTTCCCGTGCCGGCCAGGAGGACTTTGCCGCCTACCGCAAGCTGCTGGAAGCCAAAGCTGACGTGAAGCGCTACTAAGCGCAGTCAGCGGCAAACAAAAAAACCGCCGGGTGTGAACCCGGCGGTTTTTTTTGGTTTCTGTAACGAGGAGGCTTGCCTGCGAAAATCTTGCTGACGACCTCATTCTACCCGCGACGCCGCCAGTCGGCGGGAAGCCACCGCGCTACACAACCGTGTGGCCACATAGAAACGCCGCCTCCAGCAGTTGCTGGGTATAGGCATGCTGCGGGTTGCTGAATACCGCATCGGCATCCCCTTGCTCCACCACCTTGCCGTGCTTGACCACCATCAGCTGATGGCTCAAAGCTTTGATCACCGCCAGGTCGTGGCTGATGAACAGGTACGTGAGGTTGTGGCGCTGCTGCAGGCTGCGCAGCAGCTCAACCACCTGACGTTGCACGGTACGGTCGAGCGCCGAGGTCGGTTCGTCCAGCAGAATCAGTTCAGGCTTGAGCACCAGTGCCCGGGCAATGGCGATCCGTTGGCGCTGGCCGCCGGAAAACTCATGGGGATAGCGATGCCGAGTGTCGGGATCGAGCCCCACCTCTCGCAGCACGTCAATGATGGCCTCCTGCTGCTCTTCAGGCGTTCCCACGCCATGAATGCGCAAGCCCTCACCGACGATCTGCCCCACGCTCATGCGCGGGCTCAGGCTGCCGTAGGGGTCCTGGAACACCACCTGTATCTGGCGGCGCAGCGGACGCACCTGCTCACGGGCAAGACTGTCGATCGCCTGGCCCTTGAAGCGAATGCTGCCTTGGCTGGCAATCAGCCGCAAGATCGCCAGGCCCAACGTCGATTTGCCCGAGCCGCTCTCTCCGACGATACCCAGAGTCTGCCCTTGGTGCAGGGTGAAATCGATACCATCCACGGCTTTGAGGTGCTCGGTGGTGCCACCGAAAAAGCCTTTCTTGACCGGGAACCACACCCGCAGATCCTGCACCTGCAACATCGGCGCGCCGACCTGATTGTGTGCTGGCTCGCCACGGGGTTCGGCGCCTAGCAACTCGCAGGTGTAGGGGTGCTGGGGGGCGCAGAACAGGGTTTCGCAGTCTGCTTGTTCGACGATGCGCCCGCGTTGCATCACGCAGACCCGCTGCGCCACGCGCCTGACCAGATTGAGGTCATGGCTGATCAACAGCAGCGCCATACCCAAGCGCGCCTGCAACGATTTGAGCAGCTCGAGGATCTTCAACTGCACGGTAACGTCGAGCGCCGTGGTCGGCTCGTCGGCAATCAGCAGTTCGGGCTCGTTGGCCAAGGCCATGGCGATCATCACCCGTTGCCGCTGGCCCCCGGATAGCTGGTGGGGCAGGGCCTTCAGGCGTTTATGCGGTTCGGCGATACCCACCAGTTCGAGCAGCTCCAGAGTGCGAGCCAATGCCGCCTTGCCGACGATACCCTTGTGCAGGGCCAAGACTTCGCCAATCTGCTTTTCGAGGGTGTGCAGTGGGTTGAGCGAAGTCATCGGCTCCTGAAAGATCATGGCGATGCGGTTGCCGCGGATGTGCTGCAGCTTCTTTTCGTCCAGCGTCAGCAGGTCGTGCCCTTCGTAGTGGATGCTGCCCGTGGGGTGGCGTGCTTGGGGATAGGGCAGCAGGCGCAGGATGGAATGCGCGGTGACCGACTTGCCTGAGCCGCTCTCGCCCACCAGCGCCAGGGTTTCGCCGCGACGGATATCGAAGCTGATGCCTTCGACGGCACGTTGGCAGGCGTCGCCGTTGACGAACTCCACCGCCAAGTCGCGTATTTCCAGCAGATTGTCCTGGCTCATGTCATTTCCTGGGGTCGAAGGCGTCACGGGCAGCCTCGCCGATGAATACCAGCAGGCTGAGCATCACCGCCAGCACGGTGAAGGCACTGATGCCCAGCCAGGGCGCTTGCAGATTGTCCTTGGCCTGGGCCACCAACTCGCCCAGCGACGGTGCCCCGGCCGGCAAGCCGAAGCCGAGAAAGTCCAGTGCAGTGAGGGTGCCGATGGCGCCGGTGAGGATGAACGGCATGAACGTCATGGTCGAAACCATGGCGTTCGGGAGGATGTGCCGAAACATGATGCCGCCGTCCTGCATGCCCAGGGCGCGAGCCGCACGCACGTATTCCAGGTTGCGCCCGCGCAGAAACTCGGCGCGCACCACGTCTACCAGGCTCATCCATGAAAACAGCAGCATGATGCCCAGCAGCCACCAGAAATTGGGCTGCACGAAACTGCCGAGGATGATCAGCAGATAGAGCACCGGCAAACCCGACCAGATTTCCAGAAAGCGCTGCCCGGCCAGGTCGACCCAGCCACCATAGAAGCCCTGCAAGGCCCCGGCGATGACACCGATGATCGAGCTCGCCACCGTCAGCGTCAGGGCGAACAGCACCGAGATCCGGAAGCCGTAGATGACCCGTGCCAGGACATCGCGGCCTTGGTCGTCGGTCCCGAGCCAATTGTCCGCCGAGGGTGGCGCCGGCGCGGGCACACGCAGGTCATAGTTGATGCTCTGGTAGCTGAACGGCACTGGCGCCCATAACTGCCAGCTGTCTTTGGCCTTGAACAACGACTGTATGTACGGGCTCTTGTAGTTGGGTTCCAGGGGGAATTCGCCACCGAAGGCGGTCTCGGGGTAACGCTTCAGGGCCGGGAAATACCATGCGCCGTCGTAGCGTACCGCCAGCGGCTTGTCGTTGGCGATCAGCTCGGCGCCCAGGCTCAGGCCGAACAGCACCAGGAAGATCCACAGTGACCACCAGCCGCGCTTGTGTGCCTTGAAGCGTTCGAAACGGCGCCGGTTAAGAGGGGATAGCGTCATCTCAATGCTTCCTGCTGTCGAAGTCGATGCGAGGATCGACCAGCGAGTAGGTGAGGTCGCCGATCAGCTTCACCAGCAGGCCGATCAGAGTAAAGATGAACAGGCTGCCGAACACCACGGGATAATCGCGGTTCATCGCCGATTCAAAGCTCATCAGGCCCAGGCCATCGAGCGAGAAGATCACTTCGACCAGCAACGAGCCGGTGAAGAAGATGCTGATGAACGCCGATGGGAAGCCCGCAATCACCAACAGCATCGCGTTGCGGAACAGGTGGCCGTAGAGCACGCGACGGTTGCTCAGGCCCTTGGCCTTGGCGGTGATCACGTATTGTTTGCCGATCTCGTCGAGGAAGCTGTTCTTGGTCAGCAACGTCATGGTCGCGAAGTTGCCGATCACCAGCGCGGTGATCGGTAGGGCCAGGTGCCAGAAATAATCGCCGATCTTGCCGGCCCAGCTCAACTGCGCGAAGTTGTCCGAGGTCAGCCCGCGCAGCGGGAACCAGTCCCAGTAACTGCCGCCGGCGAACACCACGATCAGCAGGATGGCGAACAGAAAGGCCGGGATGGCGTAGCCGACGATGATCGCCGAGCTGCTCCACACGTCGAACGCGCTGCCATGTCGGGTGGCCTTGGCGATGCCCAGCGGGATCGACACCAGGTACATGATCAAGGTGCTCCACAGCCCCAGCGAGATCGACACTGGGAGCTTCTCGGCGATCAGGTCGATGACCTTGGCATCACGGAAGAAGCTGTTGCCGAAGTCAAAGTGCGCGTAGTTCTTGAT
Proteins encoded:
- the lon gene encoding endopeptidase La; the protein is MKTTIELPLLPLRDVVVYPHMVIPLFVGREKSIEALEAAMTGEKQILLLAQRNPADDDPGEDALYRVGTIATVLQLLKLPDGTVKVLVEGEQRGTVERYMEVDGHCRAEVALIDETVAADRESEVFVRSLLSQFEQYVQLGKKVPAEVLSSLNSIDEPGRLVDTMAAHMALKIEQKQEILEIIDLPARVEHVLALLDGEIDLLQVEKRIRGRVKKQMERSQREYYLNEQMKAIQKELGDSDEGHNEVEELKKRIDAAGLPKDALTKANAELNKLKQMSPMSAEATVVRTYIDWLVQVPWKAQSKVRLDLARAEEILDADHYGLEEVKERILEYLAVQKRVKKIRGPVLCLVGPPGVGKTSLAESIASATNRKFVRMALGGVRDEAEIRGHRRTYIGSMPGRLIQKMTKVGVRNPLFLLDEIDKMGSDMRGDPASALLEVLDPEQNHNFNDHYLEVDYDLSDVMFLCTSNSMNIPPALLDRMEVIRLPGYTEDEKINIATKYLSPKQIQTNGLKKGELEIEVEAIRDIIRYYTREAGVRGLERQIAKVCRKVVKEHSNTKKFSVVVGADSLEALLGVRKFRYGLAEQQDQIGQVTGLAWTQVGGELLTIESAVVPGKGQLIKTGSLGDVMVESITAALTVVRSRARSLGIPADFHEKRDVHIHMPEGATPKDGPSAGVGMCTALVSALTQIPVRADVAMTGEITLRGQVLAIGGLKEKLLAAHRGGIKTVIIPEENVRDLKEIPDNIKQDLQIKPVKWIDEVLQIALQYAPEPLPDVAPEIVAKDEKRDSDAKERISTH
- a CDS encoding ABC transporter ATP-binding protein; the encoded protein is MSQDNLLEIRDLAVEFVNGDACQRAVEGISFDIRRGETLALVGESGSGKSVTAHSILRLLPYPQARHPTGSIHYEGHDLLTLDEKKLQHIRGNRIAMIFQEPMTSLNPLHTLEKQIGEVLALHKGIVGKAALARTLELLELVGIAEPHKRLKALPHQLSGGQRQRVMIAMALANEPELLIADEPTTALDVTVQLKILELLKSLQARLGMALLLISHDLNLVRRVAQRVCVMQRGRIVEQADCETLFCAPQHPYTCELLGAEPRGEPAHNQVGAPMLQVQDLRVWFPVKKGFFGGTTEHLKAVDGIDFTLHQGQTLGIVGESGSGKSTLGLAILRLIASQGSIRFKGQAIDSLAREQVRPLRRQIQVVFQDPYGSLSPRMSVGQIVGEGLRIHGVGTPEEQQEAIIDVLREVGLDPDTRHRYPHEFSGGQRQRIAIARALVLKPELILLDEPTSALDRTVQRQVVELLRSLQQRHNLTYLFISHDLAVIKALSHQLMVVKHGKVVEQGDADAVFSNPQHAYTQQLLEAAFLCGHTVV
- a CDS encoding ABC transporter permease; protein product: MTLSPLNRRRFERFKAHKRGWWSLWIFLVLFGLSLGAELIANDKPLAVRYDGAWYFPALKRYPETAFGGEFPLEPNYKSPYIQSLFKAKDSWQLWAPVPFSYQSINYDLRVPAPAPPSADNWLGTDDQGRDVLARVIYGFRISVLFALTLTVASSIIGVIAGALQGFYGGWVDLAGQRFLEIWSGLPVLYLLIILGSFVQPNFWWLLGIMLLFSWMSLVDVVRAEFLRGRNLEYVRAARALGMQDGGIMFRHILPNAMVSTMTFMPFILTGAIGTLTALDFLGFGLPAGAPSLGELVAQAKDNLQAPWLGISAFTVLAVMLSLLVFIGEAARDAFDPRK
- a CDS encoding HU family DNA-binding protein yields the protein MNKSELIDAIAASADIPKAAAGRALDAVIESVTGALKGGDSVVLVGFGTFSVTDRPARTGRNPQTGKTLEIPAAKKPGFKAGKALKEAVN
- a CDS encoding SurA N-terminal domain-containing protein, with amino-acid sequence MLQNIRDNSQGWIAKTIIGVIVCLMALTGFDAIFRATSHSDDAAKVNGDEISTADLNQAIEMQRRQLLQQLGKDFDPAMLDDKMLRESALKGLIDRKLLLQGASDSKFAFSEAAIDQVMLQTPEFQVDGKFSPDRFDQVIKQMGFGRLQFRQMLADEMLIGQLRAGLAGSSFVTDDQVLAFARLEKQTRDFASLTFKADPATAKVTDDEIKAQYDQHTKQFMSPDQVVLDYVELKKSAFFDQVKVDNDALQALYQKETANLAEQRRAAHILIEVNAKTTDAQAKAKIEEIQARLAKGEDFAALAKEFSQDPGSAKNGGDLGYAGEGVYDPAFETSLYALKQGEVSAPVKTQFGWHLIKLLGVQAPDVPTFASLKDKLTNELKSQQVEQLYVDASKKLQDSAYEASDLAKPASDLGLKVQTSQPVGREGGTEGITASRQVMQAAFSQEVLDEGANSAAIELDPETTVVVRVKEHRKPEQLPLTAVADGIRSELAKQHATEALKAKSEALIAGLRDGKIASTAAQEGQSWKVIEAASRSQDGIDPVELQAVFRMVKPTDKDKPVYSSVTLSDGSVVVLRLNGVNQGAAPSDEEKASYRRFLASRAGQEDFAAYRKLLEAKADVKRY
- a CDS encoding microcin C ABC transporter permease YejB; this encodes MAAYILRRLLLIIPTLLGIIIINFVIIQAAPGGPVEQAIARIEGFKGATSRIGGGASEAASGSASSYRGAQGLDPELVKEIEHMYGFDKSAPERLWIMIKNYAHFDFGNSFFRDAKVIDLIAEKLPVSISLGLWSTLIMYLVSIPLGIAKATRHGSAFDVWSSSAIIVGYAIPAFLFAILLIVVFAGGSYWDWFPLRGLTSDNFAQLSWAGKIGDYFWHLALPITALVIGNFATMTLLTKNSFLDEIGKQYVITAKAKGLSNRRVLYGHLFRNAMLLVIAGFPSAFISIFFTGSLLVEVIFSLDGLGLMSFESAMNRDYPVVFGSLFIFTLIGLLVKLIGDLTYSLVDPRIDFDSRKH